The Staphylococcus sp. KG4-3 genome has a window encoding:
- a CDS encoding sodium-dependent transporter → MMNKQSQWKSSTGFILASAGSAIGLGAMWKFPYMAGIYGGGAFLLMFLVFTIFVGLPLLMMEFTVGKMGKTYTTKIYEKLTEKKWLNIIGWNGNLAVFILFGFYSVIGGWIIIYILNVAFQIVTFSDSTLGSIKFESIIGNPWLTIMGQGIFILLTMVIVMMGVEKGLEKASKFMMPLLFVFLIVIVIKSLSLEGSWEGLKYILQPRLEDISMEGVLFALGQSFFTLSLGTTGMITYASYASKEMTIKTSAISIVGMNILVSILAGLAIFPAIAAFGYSPTEGPGLLFKVLPQVFDQMAYGQGFYFIFLILFLFAALTSSISLLELNVSNFTKNDNSKRKSIAIYASILVFIISIPATLSFSSLSGIQFGAGTIFDNMDFLVSNILMPLGALGTTLVVGQLLDKNDLETHFGKDRFKLFMPWYYLIKFVLPVVIVLIFIVQFI, encoded by the coding sequence ATTATGAATAAACAATCACAGTGGAAATCCTCAACAGGATTTATTTTAGCAAGTGCTGGTTCTGCAATAGGATTAGGTGCCATGTGGAAGTTTCCGTATATGGCTGGTATATACGGTGGTGGCGCATTTTTACTAATGTTTTTAGTATTTACCATTTTTGTTGGATTGCCATTACTTATGATGGAGTTTACGGTCGGAAAAATGGGTAAAACATACACGACTAAAATTTATGAAAAATTGACTGAGAAAAAATGGCTAAATATTATTGGCTGGAACGGTAATTTAGCTGTATTTATATTATTTGGTTTTTACAGTGTTATAGGTGGTTGGATTATTATCTATATCTTGAATGTAGCTTTCCAAATAGTAACTTTTAGCGATAGTACATTAGGAAGTATAAAGTTTGAATCTATTATAGGAAACCCATGGTTAACGATAATGGGACAAGGTATTTTTATCTTATTAACAATGGTTATTGTAATGATGGGAGTAGAAAAAGGATTAGAAAAAGCTTCTAAATTTATGATGCCGCTATTATTTGTTTTTCTAATTGTCATCGTTATTAAATCACTTTCTTTAGAAGGCTCGTGGGAAGGTTTGAAATATATCTTGCAACCTAGATTAGAAGATATTTCTATGGAAGGTGTATTATTTGCGCTAGGTCAGTCATTTTTCACGTTATCTTTAGGTACGACGGGAATGATTACTTATGCGAGCTATGCCTCAAAAGAAATGACGATTAAAACATCTGCTATTTCAATCGTAGGAATGAATATTTTGGTATCTATTTTAGCAGGTTTAGCAATATTCCCTGCGATTGCAGCTTTTGGGTATAGTCCTACTGAGGGACCTGGGTTATTATTCAAAGTATTACCACAAGTTTTTGATCAAATGGCTTATGGACAAGGTTTTTATTTTATCTTTTTAATTCTATTTTTATTTGCTGCACTGACATCATCGATTTCGTTACTTGAGTTAAATGTATCGAACTTTACTAAAAATGATAATTCAAAACGTAAGTCTATAGCAATTTATGCAAGCATTTTAGTATTTATTATTAGTATACCGGCCACGTTGTCATTTAGTAGTTTAAGCGGTATCCAATTTGGTGCTGGAACAATATTTGATAATATGGACTTTTTAGTATCAAACATTTTGATGCCATTAGGTGCATTAGGAACGACGCTTGTAGTTGGTCAATTATTAGATAAAAATGACTTGGAAACACATTTTGGAAAAGACAGGTTTAAATTATTTATGCCATGGTACTACTTAATTAAATTTGTTTTACCAGTAGTTATCGTGTTAATATTCATCGTTCAATTTATATAA
- the ilvD gene encoding dihydroxy-acid dehydratase, whose amino-acid sequence MAKDQEQQTNQQDLRIRSKVISEGVSRTPNRAYLRALGFEDEDFQKPMIGVASTWSEVTPCNMHIDGLARASKQGISEAGGSPLIFNTITVSDGISMGTDGMRFSLPSREIIADSIETVVSAENLDGVVAIGGCDKNMPGCMIGIARLNLPAVFVYGGTILPGKLDGKDLDAVSAFEGVGQYNNGEIDKEALHKVECSACPGAGACGGMFTANTMSSAIEAMGMSLPGSASHPAVSTNKAKDSRAAGKAVYKLLEKGIYPKDIMTKEAFENAITVVMALGGSTNAILHLLAIAHTIEVDLTLDDFERIRKRVPHIADLRPSGKYVMAHLDEVGGIPAVMKLLHDKGLIHGDCLTVTGHTVAENLASQPDLTDNKEIINFEEPKHATGPLVILKGNLAPEGAVAKISGLSVTYIKGPARVFDSESKATKAILNDEIKPGDVVVIRYAGPKGAPGMPEMLSASSILVGKGLGESVALLTDGRFSGGSHGLVIGHAAPESQVGGPMALLEENDIITIDAENLEISFNVSEEELERRYQNWEVPPLKATKGTLAKYAKLVSSASKGAITD is encoded by the coding sequence TTGGCTAAAGATCAAGAACAACAAACAAATCAACAAGATTTACGTATACGAAGTAAAGTAATTAGTGAAGGTGTCAGTAGAACGCCTAACCGTGCTTATTTACGCGCACTCGGTTTTGAAGATGAAGATTTCCAAAAACCTATGATTGGGGTCGCAAGTACTTGGAGCGAAGTTACGCCATGTAACATGCACATTGACGGTCTAGCACGTGCATCCAAACAAGGCATCAGTGAAGCAGGTGGCTCTCCGTTAATTTTCAATACAATTACAGTTTCAGACGGTATCTCTATGGGGACAGACGGTATGCGTTTTTCATTACCAAGTCGTGAAATCATTGCAGATTCAATAGAAACCGTTGTTAGCGCTGAAAACCTTGATGGCGTTGTAGCTATAGGTGGCTGCGATAAGAACATGCCTGGTTGTATGATTGGAATCGCTCGCTTAAATTTACCTGCCGTATTCGTTTACGGTGGAACGATTTTACCTGGAAAATTAGATGGCAAAGATTTAGATGCCGTATCTGCATTTGAAGGTGTCGGACAATATAATAATGGAGAAATTGATAAAGAGGCTTTACATAAAGTAGAATGTTCTGCGTGCCCTGGCGCTGGTGCTTGTGGTGGTATGTTTACTGCTAACACGATGTCATCAGCAATTGAAGCAATGGGTATGAGTTTACCAGGTAGTGCCTCACATCCTGCTGTTTCTACAAATAAAGCAAAAGATAGTAGAGCAGCCGGAAAAGCAGTTTATAAATTATTAGAAAAAGGTATTTATCCAAAAGATATCATGACTAAAGAGGCCTTCGAAAATGCAATTACCGTTGTAATGGCATTAGGTGGTTCAACAAATGCTATTTTACATCTACTTGCTATAGCACATACAATTGAAGTAGATTTAACACTAGATGATTTTGAGAGAATCCGTAAGCGTGTGCCTCATATTGCTGATCTGAGACCAAGTGGTAAGTATGTAATGGCACACCTTGACGAAGTGGGGGGCATCCCTGCTGTTATGAAACTACTTCATGACAAAGGATTAATTCACGGTGATTGCTTAACTGTAACTGGCCATACAGTAGCTGAAAATTTAGCTAGTCAACCAGACCTAACTGATAATAAAGAAATCATAAATTTCGAAGAACCTAAACATGCAACTGGGCCTCTTGTTATTTTAAAAGGTAACTTGGCTCCTGAAGGGGCTGTAGCTAAAATCTCTGGCCTTAGTGTCACTTATATCAAAGGACCTGCACGTGTCTTCGATTCAGAATCGAAAGCCACTAAAGCTATACTAAATGATGAAATCAAACCTGGCGATGTCGTCGTTATTCGTTACGCAGGTCCTAAAGGCGCACCAGGCATGCCTGAAATGTTATCTGCATCTTCTATCCTTGTAGGAAAAGGATTAGGAGAATCTGTAGCATTACTTACAGATGGTAGATTCTCTGGCGGTTCTCACGGACTAGTTATAGGTCATGCTGCACCAGAATCTCAAGTAGGTGGACCAATGGCACTCTTAGAAGAAAACGATATAATTACCATTGATGCAGAGAACCTTGAAATTAGTTTCAACGTTTCTGAAGAAGAACTTGAACGTCGCTATCAAAATTGGGAAGTCCCTCCTCTAAAAGCAACAAAAGGTACACTCGCTAAGTATGCTAAACTTGTCTCTTCAGCATCAAAAGGCGCAATTACTGACTAA
- a CDS encoding arylamine N-acetyltransferase — MTDFSQLENYLEIDTKKYNRIDLLSLNHYIHQYVSHVPFENINVQNKQPIALNDASMLYKILQEHRGGFCYEQNRFFKNYLVGKGFNVDMISATINTGNGWAMASSHMALKVRVNQQDYLVDVGYADVPKEAMPLSNRQEVVTDINGYFRASYIDTQTIEMCKYKDNGWQIQYQATDAPKNISDFEEGITYNQHNPSSIFVKKLIVSKATNHGRITLSNSHLTITNYGEKVKKPVTSDNYLAILDNYFGIDNVNILTFERS, encoded by the coding sequence ATGACAGATTTTAGTCAATTAGAGAATTATTTAGAAATTGATACAAAAAAATATAATCGAATTGATTTATTATCATTAAATCATTATATTCATCAATATGTTTCGCATGTGCCTTTTGAAAATATAAATGTCCAAAATAAGCAACCGATTGCACTTAATGATGCGTCTATGCTCTACAAAATCCTCCAAGAACATCGAGGTGGTTTTTGTTATGAACAAAATCGCTTTTTCAAAAATTATTTAGTTGGAAAAGGATTTAATGTAGATATGATATCTGCGACAATTAATACAGGAAATGGTTGGGCGATGGCAAGTTCTCATATGGCACTCAAGGTAAGGGTAAATCAACAAGACTATTTAGTTGATGTTGGATATGCGGATGTACCTAAAGAGGCAATGCCTTTATCGAATCGACAAGAAGTCGTTACTGATATCAATGGTTATTTCAGAGCTTCCTATATAGATACACAAACGATTGAAATGTGTAAGTATAAAGATAATGGATGGCAAATACAATATCAAGCGACGGATGCACCAAAAAATATTTCAGATTTTGAAGAGGGGATAACGTATAATCAACACAACCCTAGTTCTATATTTGTGAAAAAATTAATAGTAAGTAAAGCAACCAATCATGGCCGTATAACATTGTCTAATTCCCATTTAACTATTACAAACTATGGTGAAAAAGTAAAGAAACCTGTGACAAGTGATAATTATTTAGCGATATTAGATAACTACTTTGGTATTGATAATGTAAATATATTAACGTTTGAACGGTCATAA
- a CDS encoding LysM peptidoglycan-binding domain-containing protein encodes MRKKIIATVIGTSALAAVSSTNADAATTYKVKSGDSLWSIANKFNTSVDKLKSLNNLSSNVIFPNQSLKVSGTSSSNTTSNTSTGTTYTVKSGDTLSGIAARYGTTYQKIMSLNGLSNFNIYPGQKLKVSGTASTGSSNTSGNTSSGSTTTYTVKSGDSLSAIAARYGTTYQKIMSLNGLTNFNIYPGQKLKVSGTASTGGSGSTGSTGSSGYYSPVFNHTNLYDWGQCTWHVFNKRAQIGKGISTYWWNANSWDTGAAADGYTVDYNATVGSILQSDLGYYGHVAFVESVNSNGSITVSEMNYSAAPGTVTYRTIPASQVKSYKYIH; translated from the coding sequence GTGCGTAAAAAAATTATTGCTACTGTAATAGGCACAAGCGCCTTAGCAGCAGTTTCATCAACTAACGCAGATGCCGCTACAACTTATAAAGTTAAGAGTGGCGACTCATTATGGTCAATAGCGAATAAATTCAATACTTCAGTGGACAAATTGAAGTCATTGAATAATTTAAGTTCAAATGTTATCTTTCCAAACCAATCATTGAAGGTGTCAGGGACATCAAGTTCGAACACGACTTCAAACACATCAACTGGAACGACGTACACAGTTAAATCAGGTGATACATTATCAGGTATAGCTGCGAGATATGGAACGACTTATCAAAAAATCATGAGTTTAAATGGTTTATCGAATTTTAATATTTACCCTGGTCAAAAATTGAAAGTATCAGGCACTGCATCAACTGGTAGTTCGAATACTTCAGGAAATACAAGTAGTGGAAGTACAACAACTTATACAGTTAAGAGTGGTGACTCATTATCAGCGATTGCTGCAAGATATGGCACTACATATCAAAAAATTATGAGTCTAAATGGTCTAACAAACTTTAATATTTATCCTGGTCAAAAATTGAAAGTATCAGGCACTGCATCAACTGGAGGTTCTGGTTCAACAGGATCTACAGGATCATCGGGATATTACTCACCTGTATTCAACCATACTAATCTATATGATTGGGGACAATGTACTTGGCATGTATTTAATAAACGTGCACAAATTGGTAAAGGTATCAGTACTTATTGGTGGAATGCTAATAGTTGGGACACTGGTGCTGCAGCTGATGGTTATACTGTGGATTATAATGCTACAGTGGGTTCTATTTTACAATCGGATTTAGGTTATTACGGGCATGTTGCTTTTGTAGAATCAGTAAATTCGAATGGTAGTATTACTGTATCTGAAATGAATTATTCTGCTGCACCTGGTACAGTGACTTATAGAACAATCCCAGCATCACAAGTTAAATCGTATAAATATATTCACTAA
- a CDS encoding GNAT family N-acetyltransferase encodes MIQFSKGTLESLDETIMDDFYYWKYEELEQKAKKWNGPYIEEPQIDKLSFIRDLEENRYIYPNVESTLAIMVEGNFIGTVGSYWIDKNTNWLEIGIVIYNSDYWESSIGTEVFQLWIDYLFKKDFVHRLGISTWSGNERMIKLAQKVGMREEARIRQARSVNGQYFDAIKMGILKFEWLGIRE; translated from the coding sequence ATGATACAGTTTTCAAAAGGTACTTTAGAGTCGCTTGATGAAACGATTATGGATGATTTCTATTATTGGAAATATGAGGAGCTTGAACAAAAAGCAAAAAAATGGAATGGTCCATATATTGAGGAACCGCAAATAGATAAATTATCATTTATTAGAGATTTAGAGGAAAATCGTTATATCTATCCAAACGTAGAAAGTACTTTAGCGATTATGGTAGAAGGTAATTTTATAGGGACTGTCGGTTCATATTGGATAGATAAAAATACTAATTGGTTAGAAATAGGTATTGTTATTTACAATAGTGATTATTGGGAAAGTAGTATTGGCACAGAAGTATTTCAACTATGGATTGATTATTTATTTAAGAAAGATTTTGTTCATAGGTTGGGTATCTCAACATGGTCAGGTAATGAAAGAATGATTAAGCTTGCTCAAAAAGTTGGCATGCGAGAAGAAGCTAGAATTAGACAAGCAAGAAGTGTGAATGGACAGTATTTTGATGCCATTAAAATGGGTATACTAAAATTTGAATGGCTTGGAATACGAGAGTAA
- a CDS encoding GNAT family N-acetyltransferase: MIKCVCLVVEYNEYLLLVQARNREKYYFPGGKIDANESYKEAVKREVQEELQIDLPESSFVYLQTVVGQAYPQKNTQTELNCYRTTMNINWDAIEPDQEITDMQWIHKSERHKIAPAVLTWIDAQSEHCETINIVPYEEALISEIKQFNISAEDRKFTKTPEENIKLATNDEERHPTLVYNARSECVGFFTLHEGDGVAPYSNNKNAIFFRSFSIDSNYRGHGYGKQVIQSLPNYLRQYFPDVDEIYLTVNMDNEIAQKLYQQCRYQNVGTSKLEGRPVYILKQNL, encoded by the coding sequence GTGATTAAATGTGTTTGTTTAGTAGTGGAATATAATGAGTATTTATTACTCGTTCAAGCTAGGAATAGAGAAAAGTATTATTTCCCTGGCGGTAAGATAGATGCGAATGAATCATATAAAGAAGCAGTAAAAAGAGAAGTGCAAGAAGAATTACAAATTGATTTACCAGAATCATCTTTTGTTTATCTTCAAACAGTCGTTGGACAAGCATATCCTCAGAAAAACACACAAACAGAACTGAATTGCTATCGTACTACGATGAATATAAATTGGGATGCGATTGAACCTGATCAGGAAATTACAGATATGCAATGGATACATAAATCAGAACGTCATAAAATAGCACCAGCAGTTTTAACGTGGATTGATGCACAATCAGAACATTGCGAAACTATTAATATTGTACCTTATGAAGAGGCGCTTATTTCAGAAATAAAACAGTTCAATATTTCAGCAGAAGATAGAAAGTTTACAAAAACCCCCGAAGAAAATATTAAGCTTGCTACTAATGATGAAGAACGCCATCCAACATTAGTATATAATGCGAGGTCGGAATGCGTTGGTTTCTTTACATTGCATGAAGGGGATGGCGTTGCACCTTATTCAAACAATAAAAACGCGATATTTTTCAGATCATTTAGCATTGATTCGAATTATCGAGGTCATGGTTATGGTAAACAAGTCATTCAATCGTTACCTAACTATTTAAGGCAATATTTTCCTGATGTAGATGAAATCTATTTGACAGTAAATATGGATAATGAAATAGCTCAAAAATTATACCAACAATGTCGCTACCAAAACGTAGGAACCTCAAAATTAGAAGGGCGTCCAGTATATATTTTGAAACAAAATTTATAA
- the brnQ gene encoding branched-chain amino acid transport system II carrier protein: MNKLILISGLMLFSFFFGAGNLIFPPMLGYTAQENMWVSMTGFAITGILLPYLTVIVVAYMNGGVESIGNRVHPIFGTVFAICIYLSIGALYGIPRAANVAYEIGTNHILPVHNHFTLIIFSLIFFFIVYIIALYPSRIIDNLGKYLTPILIIIIAILCILVIINPEGSIGQPSGEYAQTPLVSGILQGYFTMDLVAALAFSVVIVQMFKLNGVDNQKTLVKHVIKAGLISAILLFVIYFALAYVGATTSHPGFKDGTGILTFNSLRVFGSIGNLLFGIIVILACLTTCIGLVNACAAFAMKKLPKVSYKKFVLVFSLLGFIVSTLGLELILQIAVPLLTFIYPTSIVLVLISLVGIFIPFEMKFAFILPTIVTLVISVLQILNDFNLIKSLNALYQKLPLADIQLSWLLPFIILLVVGLIIDFLKRNTVKPS, translated from the coding sequence ATGAATAAACTTATCCTAATTTCTGGTCTAATGTTATTCTCATTTTTCTTTGGCGCCGGAAATTTAATATTTCCACCTATGTTAGGTTACACAGCTCAAGAAAATATGTGGGTATCGATGACTGGATTTGCTATTACCGGTATATTACTACCTTACTTAACAGTTATTGTAGTTGCCTATATGAACGGTGGCGTAGAAAGCATCGGTAACAGAGTCCATCCGATATTCGGTACGGTCTTTGCAATCTGTATTTACTTATCAATCGGTGCTTTATACGGTATTCCTCGTGCTGCTAACGTTGCCTATGAAATTGGAACAAATCATATATTACCCGTACATAACCATTTCACTTTAATTATATTTTCATTAATATTTTTCTTCATTGTTTATATTATTGCTTTATATCCAAGCCGTATTATAGATAATTTAGGTAAATACTTAACACCAATTTTAATAATTATTATCGCAATTTTATGTATATTGGTAATTATTAATCCAGAGGGCTCTATCGGGCAACCCAGTGGCGAATATGCTCAAACACCATTAGTATCAGGTATTCTACAAGGATACTTTACGATGGATTTAGTAGCTGCCCTAGCATTTTCGGTAGTAATCGTCCAAATGTTTAAATTAAATGGTGTTGATAATCAAAAGACACTCGTCAAGCACGTGATTAAAGCTGGTTTAATATCAGCGATTTTACTGTTCGTTATTTATTTTGCACTTGCTTACGTCGGAGCTACAACAAGTCATCCTGGATTTAAAGACGGGACTGGTATTTTAACGTTCAATTCTTTACGTGTATTTGGATCTATTGGTAATTTATTATTCGGTATCATCGTAATTTTAGCATGCTTAACTACATGTATTGGGTTAGTCAATGCCTGCGCTGCATTTGCTATGAAGAAATTACCAAAAGTATCTTATAAAAAGTTCGTATTGGTATTCTCTTTACTTGGTTTCATTGTTTCAACGCTAGGTTTAGAGCTTATTTTACAAATCGCTGTTCCATTGTTAACGTTTATTTATCCAACATCAATTGTATTAGTGCTTATTTCTTTAGTTGGCATTTTCATTCCATTTGAAATGAAATTCGCTTTTATCTTACCGACTATCGTTACACTCGTTATCTCAGTGTTACAAATACTCAATGATTTCAACTTGATTAAATCACTTAATGCGTTATATCAAAAATTACCATTAGCAGATATTCAATTAAGTTGGTTACTTCCATTTATAATTTTACTTGTTGTCGGTTTAATTATTGATTTTTTAAAAAGAAATACTGTAAAACCGTCATAA
- the lip gene encoding YSIRK-targeted triacylglycerol lipase, giving the protein MEKKRNKYSIRKFTVGASSILIGSLLFLNIGTVEAAEENNQSEADAQVQNGNHLGDDEHQNLVNDKTNTPVNDDKTQVNDEKLNPPTHTSLHKDQQNTKNKVNDSTSKVKEQEESEVDPEFNSNDKVKKQEESEVDSGFNSNDKVKKQEESEVDPEFNSNDKVKKQEESEVDSGFNSNDKVKKQEESEVDPEFNSEDKVKEQKESEVDPGFNSNDKVKKQEESEVDPEFNSEDKVKEQKESEVDPGFNSNDKVKEQEESEVDPGFNSNDKVKEQEESEVDPEFNEEDKLKQQEDHVDYKDAKQNKVVGNNQTPLNKHVKSDGNKKEEISLDKLPNQTANRDSEQDNKDNPDKALNTLKENAVATPKNQTQQNVEKTNEQPNKTAKQGQYKNQDPIILVHGFNGFTDDINPAVLAHYWGGDKLDIRQDLESNGYETYEASIGALSSNYDRAVELYYYIKGGTVDYGAAHAEKYGHERYGKTYEGVYKDWKPGEKVHLVAHSMGGQTVRQLEELLRNGNPAEIEYQKEHGGEISPLFQGNNDNMVNSITTIGTPHNGTHAADALGNEALVRQLAFDYAKFKGNKNSKVDFGFGQWGLKQREGETYAQYVQRVQNSGLWKTKDNGFYDLTREGAAKLNKNTSLNPNIVYKTYTGESTRPTLLGNQKSDINMFLPFTVTGNVIGKAAEKEWRENDGLVSTISSQHPFNQAFTEATNEVKKGIWQVTPIKHGWDHVDFVGQDSTDSNHPTEELQQFWHNLAADLVRNEQFDA; this is encoded by the coding sequence ATGGAGAAGAAACGAAATAAGTATAGTATACGTAAATTTACTGTCGGCGCTTCTTCAATTTTAATTGGCTCGTTATTATTTTTGAATATAGGAACTGTAGAAGCTGCAGAAGAAAATAATCAAAGTGAAGCGGACGCACAAGTACAAAATGGGAATCATTTGGGAGATGATGAACATCAAAATTTAGTGAATGATAAAACAAATACACCGGTTAATGATGATAAAACACAAGTGAATGATGAAAAACTCAATCCACCAACTCATACTAGCTTACATAAAGATCAACAAAATACTAAAAATAAAGTTAACGATTCAACAAGTAAAGTGAAAGAGCAAGAAGAGTCAGAAGTGGATCCAGAATTTAATTCAAATGACAAAGTGAAAAAGCAAGAAGAGTCAGAAGTGGATTCAGGATTTAATTCAAACGACAAAGTGAAAAAGCAAGAAGAGTCAGAAGTGGATCCAGAATTTAATTCAAATGACAAAGTGAAAAAGCAAGAAGAGTCAGAAGTGGATTCAGGATTTAATTCAAACGACAAAGTGAAAAAGCAAGAAGAGTCAGAAGTGGATCCGGAATTTAATTCGGAAGACAAAGTGAAAGAGCAAAAAGAGTCAGAAGTGGATCCAGGATTTAATTCAAACGACAAAGTGAAAAAGCAAGAAGAGTCAGAAGTGGATCCGGAATTTAATTCGGAAGACAAAGTGAAAGAGCAAAAAGAGTCAGAAGTGGATCCAGGATTTAATTCAAACGACAAAGTGAAAGAGCAAGAAGAGTCAGAAGTGGATCCAGGATTTAATTCAAACGACAAAGTGAAAGAGCAAGAAGAGTCAGAAGTGGATCCAGAATTTAATGAAGAAGATAAATTAAAGCAACAAGAAGATCATGTGGATTATAAAGATGCTAAACAAAATAAAGTGGTAGGCAACAATCAGACACCATTAAATAAACATGTTAAAAGTGATGGAAATAAAAAAGAGGAGATATCCTTAGATAAATTACCAAATCAAACTGCAAATCGCGATTCTGAACAAGATAATAAGGATAATCCTGATAAAGCATTAAATACATTGAAAGAAAATGCTGTGGCAACGCCGAAGAACCAAACTCAACAAAATGTAGAAAAAACGAATGAACAACCTAATAAAACTGCAAAACAAGGACAGTATAAAAACCAAGATCCTATCATTTTAGTACATGGTTTCAATGGTTTTACTGATGATATTAATCCAGCAGTATTAGCGCATTATTGGGGTGGAGATAAATTGGATATCCGCCAAGATTTAGAAAGTAATGGTTATGAAACATACGAAGCGAGTATCGGTGCGTTAAGTAGTAACTATGATCGTGCCGTTGAGCTTTATTACTATATTAAGGGTGGCACGGTGGATTATGGTGCAGCCCATGCTGAGAAGTACGGTCATGAACGTTATGGTAAAACATATGAAGGTGTATATAAAGACTGGAAACCAGGTGAAAAAGTGCACTTAGTGGCTCATAGTATGGGTGGTCAAACAGTAAGGCAACTTGAGGAATTATTACGTAATGGTAACCCAGCAGAAATAGAATATCAAAAGGAACATGGCGGTGAAATTTCCCCGCTTTTCCAAGGAAATAACGATAACATGGTGAATTCAATTACAACCATAGGTACACCACATAATGGTACACATGCTGCAGATGCATTAGGTAACGAAGCTCTTGTTAGACAATTAGCGTTTGATTACGCCAAATTTAAAGGTAATAAAAACTCAAAAGTAGATTTTGGTTTTGGCCAATGGGGGCTTAAGCAGAGAGAAGGAGAAACATACGCTCAATATGTACAACGCGTTCAAAATAGTGGATTGTGGAAAACAAAAGATAACGGCTTTTATGATTTAACGAGGGAAGGCGCTGCTAAATTAAATAAAAACACCTCGTTAAATCCTAATATTGTCTATAAAACATATACAGGAGAATCAACAAGACCTACTTTGCTCGGAAATCAAAAATCAGACATTAATATGTTTCTACCATTTACTGTAACAGGTAATGTAATTGGTAAAGCTGCAGAAAAAGAGTGGCGTGAAAATGACGGCTTAGTATCTACTATTTCATCACAACATCCGTTTAATCAAGCCTTTACAGAAGCTACAAATGAAGTGAAAAAAGGTATATGGCAAGTGACTCCAATTAAACACGGTTGGGACCATGTTGATTTTGTTGGACAAGATTCTACTGACTCTAATCACCCTACTGAAGAGTTGCAACAGTTTTGGCATAATTTAGCAGCAGATTTAGTTCGTAACGAGCAATTTGATGCTTAA